A genomic window from Passer domesticus isolate bPasDom1 chromosome Z, bPasDom1.hap1, whole genome shotgun sequence includes:
- the ZFAND5 gene encoding AN1-type zinc finger protein 5 gives MTQETNQTPGPMLCSTGCGFYGNPRTNGMCSVCYKEHLQRQQNSGRISPMGTTSGSNSPTSDSASAQRADTSLNNCEGAAGSTSEKTRNVPVAALPVTQQMTEMSISREEELTPKTETEPVVTQPSPSVSQPGTSESEERAAELPKPKKNRCFMCRKKVGLTGFDCRCGNLFCGLHRYSDKHNCPYDYKAEAAAKIRKENPVVVAEKIQRI, from the exons ATGACTCAGGAGACAAACCAGACCCCAGGGCCTATGCTGTGTAGTACAGGATGTGGATTTTATGGAAATCCTAGGACAAATGGGATGTGTTCAGTTTGCTACAAAGAACATCTTCAGCGACAGCAAAATAGTGGTAGAATCAGCCCAATGG GAACAACCAGTGGTTCAAACAGTCCTACCTCAGACTCTGCATCTGCACAGAGAGCAGACACTAGTTTAAACAACTGtgaaggtgctgctggcagcacatcTGAAAAAACAAG AAACGTGCCTGTTGCCGCTTTGCCTGTAACACAGCAAATGACAGAAATGAGCATTTCAAGAGAGGAAGAATTAACACCGAAAACAGAGACTGAGCCAG TTGTTACTCAACCAAGTCCATCAGTTTCTCAGCCTGGTACTTCAGAGAGTGAGGAGAGAGCTGCTGAACTGCCGAAACCAAAGAAGAACAGATGTTTCATGTGCAGGAAGAAGGTTGGCCTTACAG GATTTGACTGCCGATGTGGAAACCTATTTTGTGGACTTCACCGTTATTCTGACAAGCATAACTGCCCATATGACTAcaaagcagaagctgcagcaaaaATCAGAAAAGAGAATCCAGTTGTGGTGGCTGAAAAAATTCAGAGAATATAA